A section of the Oryza sativa Japonica Group chromosome 1, ASM3414082v1 genome encodes:
- the LOC4325700 gene encoding LEAF RUST 10 DISEASE-RESISTANCEUS RECEPTOR-LIKE PROTEIN KINASE-like 1.2 isoform X4 — protein sequence MPPLILLLLVASFLELPAPASSSSPGCLPTPCGKLTISYPFWLEEPGRPPCGSPPFQLKCNATGAYLTHTIYEAYRVVDIFTGNHTVHVVDENLPLATGCPAPPFNISDGIWQAPFVISEANAELRFLSCNKSLPAAAAPPGFHSLPCDDQNSSVRLVSDHHLHEDGIPPGCNFTVVPIVQRHNGSMAGYIASMRSGFLLEWAVVSGDCPKCQVSGGNCTYSDDLEFACNCPDGMHPDKCREFRKSEEHGSRSKSHIIGIACGSSGGILLIVSIFIFAWHKRKKRKQTRDLKDLMHSSSSMQSYSKDLELGGSPHIFTYEELEEATAGFSASRELGDGGFGTVYKGKLRDGRVVAVKRLYKNNYRRVEQFLNEVDILSRLLHQNLVILYGCTSRSSRDLLLVYEYIPNGTVADHLHGPRAGERGLTWPVRMTIAIETAEALAYLHAVEIIHRDVKTNNILLDNNFHVKVADFGLSRLFPLEVTHVSTVPQGTPGYVDPVYHQCYKLTDKSDVYSFGVVLIELISSKPAVDMSRSHSDINLANMALNRIQNHEVDQLVDPEIGYETDSETKRMVDLVAELAFQCLQMDRESRPPIKEVVEVLNCIKNGECPAEKMNKNASPKEDSHLLKDSLQYSPDSVIHRFHSQSTNHSVASNSSG from the exons ATGCCTCCGCTCATACTGCTACTGCTGGTAGCTTCCTTCCTCGAGTTGCCGGCACCGGCGAGCTCGTCTAGTCCTGGCTGCTTGCCCACGCCATGCGGCAAGCTGACCATCTCCTACCCGTTCTGGCTGGAGGagcccggccggccgccgtgcGGGTCGCCGCCCTTCCAGCTCAAGTGCAACGCCACCGGCGCATACCTCACGCACACCATCTACGAGGCGTATCGCGTTGTTGATATCTTCACCGGAAACCACACCGTCCATGTGGTGGACGAGAATCTCCCGCTCGCCACCGGCTGCCCGGCGCCGCCGTTCAACATCTCCGATGGCATCTGGCAGGCGCCGTTCGTCATCAGCGAAGCCAACGCAGAGCTGCGCTTCCTCTCGTGTAACAAGTCActtccggcggcggctgctcctcCCGGCTTCCATAGCCTGCCTTGTGATGACCAAAACTCCTCCGTCCGGCTCGTCAGCGACCACCATTTACACGAGGATGGGATTCCACCGGGCTGTAACTTCACGGTTGTGCCGATCGTTCAGCGTCACAATGGGAGTATGGCCGGCTATATTGCCAGCATGAGGAGTGGGTTTCTACTAGAGTGGGCGGTGGTTTCAGGGGATTGTCCCAAATGTCAAGTAAGCGGCGGGAATTGCACGTACAGCGACGACCTGGAGTTCGCCTGCAATTGCCCCGACGGGATGCACCCTGACAAGTGTAGAGAGTTCAGAAAATCGGAAGAGCACG GTTCAAGAAGCAAGAGTCACATAATAGGAATAG CATGTGGATCAAGCGGCGgaatattattgattgtatctATATTCATTTTTGCTTGGCACAAACGCAAGAAGaggaaacaaacccgagatttGAAAGATCTCATGCATAGTTCATCTTCAATGCAATCATACAGCAAAGACCTTGAGTTGGGTGGTTCTCCCCATATATTCACTTACGAGGAACTTGAAGAGGCTACTGCTGGATTTAGTGCCTCGAGGGAACTTGGTGATGGTGGTTTTGGAACTGTTTACAAAG GAAAGCTCCGGGATGGGAGAGTAGTTGCAGTGAAGCGCCTTTACAAGAACAACTACAGACGAGTAGAGCAATTCCTAAATGAGGTAGACATTTTGTCCCGCCTACTGCACCAGAACCTTGTTATCCTATATGGCTGCACGTCTCGTTCTAGCCGTGACCTTCTCTTGGTCTATGAGTACATCCCAAATGGGACAGTTGCAGACCATCTACATGGACCCCGTGCAGGAGAACGAGGCCTCACATGGCCTGTAAGAATGACAATTGCGATAGAAACGGCTGAGGCACTGGCATACCTTCATGCAGTTGAAATCATACACCGTGATGTCAAGACCAACAACATATTGCTGGACAACAACTTCCATGTCAAAGTTGCGGACTTTGGACTATCGCGCCTGTTCCCGCTTGAAGTCACCCATGTATCAACTGTTCCACAGGGCACACCAGGGTATGTTGACCCAGTGTACCACCAGTGCTACAAGCTAACCGATAAGAGTGATGTGTATAGCTTTGGTGTTGTGTTGATAGAGCTAATTTCCTCAAAACCAGCTGTGGACATGTCCAGGAGCCACAGTGACATTAACTTGGCTAACATGGCTCTCAACAGAATTCAGAACCATGAAGTTGATCAGTTGGTTGATCCAGAGATCGGCTATGAGACTGACAGTGAAACAAAGAGGATGGTAGATCTGGTGGCCGAGCTGGCCTTTCAGTGCTTGCAGATGGACAGAGAGAGCAGGCCACCAATTAAGGAGGTAGTGGAGGTCCTGAATTGTATCAAGAACGGGGAATGTCCAGCGGAAAAGATGAACAAGAATGCGTCTCCAAAGGAAGATTCGCATCTGCTGAAGGACAGCCTACAGTATTCGCCTGACTCAGTAATCCATAGATTTCATAGCCAATCTACTAACCACTCGGTAGCATCAAACTCTAGCGGATGA
- the LOC4325700 gene encoding LEAF RUST 10 DISEASE-RESISTANCEUS RECEPTOR-LIKE PROTEIN KINASE-like 1.2 isoform X6 has protein sequence MPSPSLFLLFACLAWASQAANTAADNRPQEGCAASTVCGKVTISSPFAVVPEQATESKCGWLGFQVICHNDTPYLGYYKPRYRIQILDIFYGNNSLLVSDIHKLGDFIVFSGVSKEYSCHVPRTNTSSKVGLPFSISTTNLNLFLYSCNKALVPRDGDDDLVETRCGNKTFARVGGNYSDSGDYPAFYMEGCNATVVPVLGTDARSYEQLIRDGFLLTWQETPSSGSRSKSHIIGIACGSSGGILLIVSIFIFAWHKRKKRKQTRDLKDLMHSSSSMQSYSKDLELGGSPHIFTYEELEEATAGFSASRELGDGGFGTVYKGKLRDGRVVAVKRLYKNNYRRVEQFLNEVDILSRLLHQNLVILYGCTSRSSRDLLLVYEYIPNGTVADHLHGPRAGERGLTWPVRMTIAIETAEALAYLHAVEIIHRDVKTNNILLDNNFHVKVADFGLSRLFPLEVTHVSTVPQGTPGYVDPVYHQCYKLTDKSDVYSFGVVLIELISSKPAVDMSRSHSDINLANMALNRIQNHEVDQLVDPEIGYETDSETKRMVDLVAELAFQCLQMDRESRPPIKEVVEVLNCIKNGECPAEKMNKNASPKEDSHLLKDSLQYSPDSVIHRFHSQSTNHSVASNSSG, from the exons ATGCCCTCTCCTTCCTTGTTCCTCTTGTTCGCCTGCCTCGCCTGGGCGAGTCAAGCAGCGAATACGGCGGCAGACAATCGTCCACAAGAAGGCTGCGCGGCCAGTACTGTATGTGGCAAGGTGACCAtctcgtcgccgttcgccgtcgtgccGGAGCAGGCAACGGAGAGCAAATGCGGCTGGCTTGGATTCCAGGTTATCTGCCACAACGACACTCCATACCTCGGCTACTACAAGCCCAGATATCGGATCCAGATCCTCGACATCTTCTACGGCAACAATTCATTGCTCGTCTCTGACATCCACAAGCTCGGTGACTTCATTGTCTTCTCCGGCGTCAGCAAAGAATACTCCTGCCATGTTCCGAGGACCAACACCTCCTCCAAGGTCGGCCTCCCGTTCTCCATCAGCACCACCAATCTCAACCTCTTCCTGTACAGTTGCAATAAGGCGCTTGTGCCGCGGGACGGAGACGACGACCTCGTGGAGACGAGGTGCGGCAACAAGACGTTTGCTCGCGTAGGAGGGAATTACAGTGATTCGGGCGACTACCCGGCGTTTTACATGGAAGGCTGCAATGCTACCGTCGTGCCGGTGCTGGGCACGGACGCGAGGAGCTATGAGCAGCTCATCCGCGACGGCTTCCTCTTGACATGGCAAGAGACGCCGTCATCTG GTTCAAGAAGCAAGAGTCACATAATAGGAATAG CATGTGGATCAAGCGGCGgaatattattgattgtatctATATTCATTTTTGCTTGGCACAAACGCAAGAAGaggaaacaaacccgagatttGAAAGATCTCATGCATAGTTCATCTTCAATGCAATCATACAGCAAAGACCTTGAGTTGGGTGGTTCTCCCCATATATTCACTTACGAGGAACTTGAAGAGGCTACTGCTGGATTTAGTGCCTCGAGGGAACTTGGTGATGGTGGTTTTGGAACTGTTTACAAAG GAAAGCTCCGGGATGGGAGAGTAGTTGCAGTGAAGCGCCTTTACAAGAACAACTACAGACGAGTAGAGCAATTCCTAAATGAGGTAGACATTTTGTCCCGCCTACTGCACCAGAACCTTGTTATCCTATATGGCTGCACGTCTCGTTCTAGCCGTGACCTTCTCTTGGTCTATGAGTACATCCCAAATGGGACAGTTGCAGACCATCTACATGGACCCCGTGCAGGAGAACGAGGCCTCACATGGCCTGTAAGAATGACAATTGCGATAGAAACGGCTGAGGCACTGGCATACCTTCATGCAGTTGAAATCATACACCGTGATGTCAAGACCAACAACATATTGCTGGACAACAACTTCCATGTCAAAGTTGCGGACTTTGGACTATCGCGCCTGTTCCCGCTTGAAGTCACCCATGTATCAACTGTTCCACAGGGCACACCAGGGTATGTTGACCCAGTGTACCACCAGTGCTACAAGCTAACCGATAAGAGTGATGTGTATAGCTTTGGTGTTGTGTTGATAGAGCTAATTTCCTCAAAACCAGCTGTGGACATGTCCAGGAGCCACAGTGACATTAACTTGGCTAACATGGCTCTCAACAGAATTCAGAACCATGAAGTTGATCAGTTGGTTGATCCAGAGATCGGCTATGAGACTGACAGTGAAACAAAGAGGATGGTAGATCTGGTGGCCGAGCTGGCCTTTCAGTGCTTGCAGATGGACAGAGAGAGCAGGCCACCAATTAAGGAGGTAGTGGAGGTCCTGAATTGTATCAAGAACGGGGAATGTCCAGCGGAAAAGATGAACAAGAATGCGTCTCCAAAGGAAGATTCGCATCTGCTGAAGGACAGCCTACAGTATTCGCCTGACTCAGTAATCCATAGATTTCATAGCCAATCTACTAACCACTCGGTAGCATCAAACTCTAGCGGATGA
- the LOC4325698 gene encoding 16.9 kDa class I heat shock protein 2 has protein sequence MSLVRRSNVFDPFSLDLWDPFDSVFRSVVPATSDNDTAAFANARIDWKETPESHVFKADLPGVKKEEVKVEVEEGNVLVISGQRSKEKEDKNDKWHRVERSSGQFMRRFRLPENAKVDQVKAGMENGVLTVTVPKAEVKKPEVKAIEISG, from the coding sequence ATGTCGCTGGTGAGGCGCAGCAACGTGTTCGACCCCTTCTCCCTCGACCTCTGGGACCCCTTCGACAGCGTGTTCCGCTCCGTCGTCCCGGCCACCTCCGACAACgacaccgccgccttcgccaaCGCCCGCATCGACTGGAAGGAGACGCCGGAGTCGCACGTCTTCAAGGCCGACCTCCCCGGCGTCAAGAAGGAGGAGGtgaaggtggaggtggaggaaggCAACGTGCTGGTGATCAGCGGCCAGCGCAGCAAGGAGAAGGAGGACAAGAACGACAAGTGGCACCGCGTGGAGCGCAGCAGCGGGCAGTTCATGCGGCGGTTCCGGCTGCCGGAGAACGCCAAGGTGGACCAGGTGAAGGCCGGCATGGAGAACGGCGTGCTCACCGTCACCGTGCCCAAGGCCGAGGTCAAGAAGCCCGAGGTGAAGGCCATTGAGATCTCTGGCTAA
- the LOC4325699 gene encoding uncharacterized protein, producing MARTTLYRPRVKSFWVLVRRLLCCRRKSYRPDYAAAGEEDDGEKSSLLLTSRSSLEELLVSDDADDDGAIDDAAVTCRNASLCAKKDGQAPVVVLPPPGLHHPVMARPAHGMVTTSSGGGRDGAAVQCRRRFMFGGLRRRLMMRRPWRPVLVAIPE from the coding sequence ATGGCCAGGACGACGCTCTACAGGCCAAGGGTGAAGAGCTTCTGGGTGCTCGTGCGCCGCCTTCTCTGCTGCCGCCGCAAGAGTTACAGGCCGGATTATGCGGCTgccggggaggaggacgacggcgagaaGAGCAGCCTCCTCTTGACCAGCAGAAGCTCTTTGGAGGAGCTCCTGGTGtcggacgacgccgacgacgacggcgccatcGACGACGCCGCCGTGACCTGCCGGAACGCGTCGCTGTGCGCCAAGAAAGATGGTCAGGCGCCGGTGGTCGTGCTACCACCACCGGGGCTGCATCACCCAGTGATGGCTCGGCCGGCGCACGGCATGGTGACGACgtcgtcgggcggcggccgtgATGGTGCGGCCGTGCAGTGCCGGCGGCGGTTCATGTTCggcgggctccggcggcggctgatGATGAGGAGACCGTGGCGGCCGGTGCTCGTCGCCATCCCGGAGTGA